The Pseudomonas berkeleyensis genome includes a region encoding these proteins:
- a CDS encoding sulfurtransferase: MPLAQLISTEQLQQRLGQENLLILDCRFALEDPAYGRRSYLDGHIPGAHFLDLEQDLSAPVIKGVTGRHPLPDPSALVERLRACGLRDDSQVVLYDDGPGAFAARAWWLLLWLGKRDGLYLLDGGLKAWRAAGLEVDTQPPGNAPGDFSAKPDSSMLLSAEQLLLRLGSSDLTLLDARAQPRFRGEVEPLDPVAGHIPGAQCAVFTDNLGADGRFLPQEVLRERFDTLRGARPVEQLVAYCGSGVTACHNLFAMSLAGYPLAPLYAGSWSEWITDAARPVATGD; the protein is encoded by the coding sequence ATGCCACTCGCTCAACTGATCAGCACGGAACAACTTCAACAACGTCTAGGGCAGGAAAACCTGCTGATCCTGGACTGCCGCTTTGCCCTCGAAGACCCGGCATACGGACGCCGCAGTTATCTTGACGGACATATTCCGGGCGCCCACTTCCTCGATCTCGAACAGGATCTGTCCGCGCCGGTGATCAAGGGCGTGACCGGCCGCCACCCCTTGCCTGATCCCAGTGCGCTGGTCGAACGGCTGCGTGCCTGCGGCCTGCGTGACGATAGCCAGGTAGTGCTGTATGACGACGGCCCCGGCGCGTTCGCCGCTCGTGCCTGGTGGCTGCTGCTGTGGCTGGGCAAGCGTGATGGCCTTTATCTGCTAGATGGCGGCCTGAAAGCCTGGCGCGCAGCGGGCCTAGAAGTGGACACACAGCCACCGGGCAACGCCCCCGGCGACTTCAGCGCCAAGCCCGACAGCAGCATGCTGCTGAGCGCCGAACAACTGCTCTTGCGCCTGGGCAGCAGCGACCTGACCTTACTGGATGCCCGCGCCCAGCCGCGTTTTCGTGGCGAAGTCGAACCCCTCGACCCGGTTGCCGGACACATCCCCGGCGCCCAATGCGCAGTCTTCACCGACAACCTGGGCGCCGATGGACGCTTTCTGCCTCAGGAAGTGCTGCGCGAGCGTTTCGACACACTGCGTGGTGCTCGCCCGGTCGAACAGTTGGTGGCCTATTGCGGTTCCGGCGTCACCGCCTGCCACAACCTGTTCGCCATGAGCCTCGCCGGTTATCCGCTGGCACCGCTCTACGCCGGCTCCTGGAGCGAATGGATCACCGATGCTGCACGCCCGGTCGCCACCGGCGACTGA
- the gdhA gene encoding NADP-specific glutamate dehydrogenase — MSLSVDSFLSRLKQRDPDQPEFHQAVEEVVRSLWPFLEANPRYREAGILERMVEPERAILFRVPWVDDRGQVQVNRGYRVQMSSAIGPYKGGLRFHPSVNLGVLKFLAFEQVFKNSLTSLPMGGGKGGSDFDPKGKSEGEVMRFCQSFMSELYRHIGADLDVPAGDIGVGGREIGYLFGQYKRLSNQFTSVLTGKGLSYGGSLVRPEATGYGCVYFAQEMLKRIDQGFEDKRVAISGSGNVAQYAAQKVMELGGRVISVSDSEGTLYAEGGLSEEQWLYLMDLKNVRRGRLREMAEHYGLPFLAGQRPWDLPCDIALPCATQNELDGEDARTLLKNGCICVAEGANMPSTLEAVDLFVEAGICYAPGKASNAGGVATSGLEMSQNAMRLHWSAGEVDERLHGIMQNIHHACVHHGEENGRINYVKGANIAGFVKVADAMLAQGVV; from the coding sequence ATGTCCTTGTCCGTCGATTCTTTCCTGTCGCGTCTGAAGCAGCGTGATCCTGACCAGCCCGAATTCCACCAGGCGGTGGAAGAGGTGGTGCGCAGCCTGTGGCCTTTCCTCGAGGCCAACCCGCGTTACCGCGAGGCCGGTATTCTCGAGCGTATGGTCGAGCCGGAGCGCGCCATTCTGTTCCGTGTGCCGTGGGTCGATGACCGCGGTCAGGTACAGGTCAATCGCGGTTATCGCGTGCAGATGAGCAGTGCCATCGGCCCGTACAAGGGCGGCTTGCGTTTCCACCCGTCGGTGAACCTGGGTGTGCTCAAGTTCCTCGCCTTCGAGCAGGTGTTCAAGAACTCCCTGACCTCGCTGCCCATGGGCGGCGGCAAGGGCGGCTCGGACTTCGACCCCAAGGGCAAGAGCGAAGGCGAAGTGATGCGCTTCTGCCAATCCTTCATGAGCGAGCTGTACCGCCATATCGGCGCGGATCTGGACGTGCCGGCCGGTGACATCGGCGTCGGTGGCCGTGAGATCGGCTACCTGTTCGGCCAGTACAAGCGCCTGTCCAACCAGTTCACTTCGGTACTGACCGGCAAGGGCCTGAGCTACGGCGGCAGCCTGGTTCGCCCGGAAGCCACTGGCTATGGCTGCGTGTACTTCGCCCAGGAAATGCTCAAGCGCATCGATCAGGGTTTCGAGGACAAGCGCGTGGCCATCTCCGGTTCCGGCAACGTCGCCCAGTACGCGGCGCAGAAGGTGATGGAGCTGGGTGGCCGGGTCATCTCCGTGTCCGACTCCGAAGGCACGCTGTACGCCGAGGGCGGTCTGAGCGAGGAGCAGTGGCTCTACCTGATGGATCTGAAGAACGTACGCCGTGGCCGCCTGCGCGAAATGGCCGAGCACTATGGCCTGCCGTTCCTCGCCGGGCAGCGCCCTTGGGACCTGCCGTGCGACATCGCACTGCCCTGCGCGACGCAGAACGAACTGGACGGTGAAGACGCCCGCACGCTGCTGAAGAACGGCTGCATCTGTGTGGCCGAGGGTGCCAACATGCCCTCGACCCTGGAAGCGGTGGATCTGTTCGTCGAGGCCGGCATCTGCTACGCGCCGGGCAAGGCGTCCAACGCTGGCGGCGTGGCCACCAGTGGTCTGGAAATGAGCCAGAACGCCATGCGCCTGCACTGGAGCGCCGGTGAGGTGGACGAGCGTCTGCACGGCATCATGCAGAACATCCACCACGCCTGCGTACACCATGGCGAGGAAAATGGCCGCATCAACTACGTCAAGGGCGCCAACATCGCCGGCTTCGTCAAGGTGGCCGACGCCATGCTGGCGCAGGGCGTGGTCTGA
- a CDS encoding LysR family transcriptional regulator, which yields MRLDLADLQLFLCVVDAGSITQGAVRANLALASASERLRSIEAAVGVALLERRPRGVITTEAGDALAHHARLILRQQALLRGELRDFATGALGTLRLYANTSALTQFLPHRLAPWLAARPRLHVELKERTSAEIVRTIAAGLAEAGVVSDAIEADGLILQAIAKDHLALIVPATYRLAERTSIRFAEASDEPFVGLSPGSALQDHVDAHARDIGKTLNVRIRMKTFEGVCEMVAAGVGLAIVPQAIARRQQRRHGYRTLALADDWARRQLCLCYRDWEQLSAPMRSLLEHLGGVPCALK from the coding sequence ATGCGCCTCGACCTTGCCGATCTTCAGTTATTCCTTTGCGTGGTGGATGCCGGCAGCATCACCCAAGGCGCCGTGCGCGCCAACCTGGCACTGGCCTCGGCCAGCGAGCGGCTGCGCAGCATCGAGGCCGCAGTGGGCGTCGCCCTGCTGGAACGGCGGCCGCGCGGCGTGATCACCACCGAGGCTGGAGATGCCCTGGCCCACCACGCACGCCTGATCCTGCGTCAGCAGGCCTTGCTACGCGGGGAGTTACGCGATTTCGCCACAGGTGCTCTGGGCACCTTGCGCTTGTATGCCAATACGTCGGCGCTGACGCAGTTCCTGCCTCACAGGCTGGCCCCCTGGCTGGCCGCGCGCCCTCGCCTGCATGTCGAACTGAAAGAGCGCACCAGCGCCGAGATCGTCCGAACCATCGCTGCCGGGTTGGCCGAAGCCGGTGTCGTGTCCGATGCCATCGAGGCGGATGGCCTCATCCTGCAAGCCATCGCGAAGGATCACCTGGCCCTGATCGTGCCTGCCACATACCGGCTCGCCGAACGCACCAGCATCCGTTTCGCCGAGGCCAGCGACGAGCCCTTCGTCGGTCTGTCACCCGGCAGCGCCCTGCAGGATCACGTGGACGCGCACGCACGCGACATCGGCAAGACGCTGAACGTGCGCATCCGCATGAAAACGTTCGAAGGGGTGTGCGAGATGGTTGCCGCAGGCGTCGGCCTGGCTATCGTCCCACAGGCTATCGCCAGACGGCAGCAGCGCCGGCATGGCTACCGGACGCTAGCGCTGGCCGACGACTGGGCGCGCCGGCAACTGTGCCTGTGCTACCGGGACTGGGAACAGCTGTCTGCACCGATGCGCAGCCTGCTCGAGCACCTGGGCGGTGTGCCGTGTGCGCTCAAGTAG
- a CDS encoding sulfite exporter TauE/SafE family protein, whose translation MNEYAFFLLLTLTFLLAGLVKGVTGMGLPTVAMGLLGTAMAPAAAAAILVIPSLLTNLWQLLAGPAVLSLLRRFWAMMLGIVLGTVGGAALLVRVDPLWSGLALGIALMGYAGYALISPSLSIPVRAEPWLSPLIGLVTGIITGATGVFVMPAVPYLQALRLDKDELVQALGLSFTVSTLALAAGLLVHGALQVDQLGLSSLAILPALAGMWLGQRIRARISARRFRQCFLLFLLLLGLELISRPFF comes from the coding sequence ATGAACGAATACGCCTTCTTCCTCCTGCTAACGCTCACCTTCCTGCTCGCCGGCCTGGTCAAGGGCGTCACGGGCATGGGCTTGCCCACCGTGGCCATGGGCCTGCTGGGCACTGCCATGGCACCTGCCGCGGCGGCGGCGATTCTGGTGATCCCGTCATTGTTGACCAATCTCTGGCAGTTGCTGGCCGGGCCGGCGGTGCTAAGTCTGCTGCGGCGCTTCTGGGCAATGATGCTGGGCATTGTCCTGGGCACCGTGGGCGGAGCGGCGCTGCTGGTGCGGGTCGATCCGCTGTGGTCGGGCCTGGCGCTGGGCATCGCCCTGATGGGATATGCAGGCTACGCGCTGATCTCCCCGTCGCTTTCGATTCCGGTGCGCGCCGAGCCCTGGCTGTCGCCGCTGATCGGCCTGGTCACCGGGATCATCACCGGTGCGACCGGTGTTTTCGTGATGCCGGCGGTGCCTTATCTGCAAGCGCTGCGCCTGGACAAGGACGAGCTGGTGCAGGCGCTGGGGCTGTCGTTCACGGTCTCGACCCTGGCGCTGGCCGCTGGCTTGCTGGTGCATGGCGCCTTGCAGGTTGATCAGTTGGGTCTGTCATCACTGGCCATCCTGCCGGCACTTGCCGGAATGTGGCTGGGGCAGCGGATTCGCGCGCGCATCAGCGCTCGGCGCTTTCGTCAGTGCTTCCTGCTGTTTCTGCTGCTGTTGGGGCTGGAGCTGATATCACGGCCTTTTTTCTGA
- a CDS encoding PaaI family thioesterase, with protein MSQTLPVLEYLQRQLSGTLAENEVTHMRYPTAISQLLGFRLVAIGEAMTVIELDADAQRHGNQQGTVHGGLLCELADAAIGTAHSTLMQEGESFTSIELKTTFLRPVWQARLQAHAWAEHRGRTVSHYRCEIRREDGKVIAIVTSAMMTLRGASAEGR; from the coding sequence ATGAGCCAGACCCTTCCCGTGTTGGAGTACCTGCAGCGGCAGTTGTCCGGCACGCTGGCCGAGAACGAGGTGACGCATATGCGCTACCCCACCGCGATTTCGCAGTTGCTGGGTTTTCGCCTCGTCGCCATCGGCGAGGCCATGACCGTCATCGAACTGGATGCCGACGCGCAGCGCCATGGCAATCAGCAGGGGACAGTGCACGGCGGCCTGCTCTGCGAACTGGCCGATGCCGCCATCGGTACGGCGCACTCGACGCTGATGCAGGAAGGCGAGAGTTTCACCAGCATCGAACTGAAGACGACCTTCCTGCGGCCTGTCTGGCAGGCGCGGCTGCAAGCCCATGCCTGGGCGGAGCATCGCGGTCGGACGGTCAGCCACTATCGGTGCGAGATTCGCCGTGAGGACGGCAAGGTGATCGCCATCGTCACCAGCGCGATGATGACCCTGCGCGGGGCGTCTGCCGAAGGGCGATGA
- a CDS encoding SMP-30/gluconolactonase/LRE family protein — MKKLLLLPLVAAIGYIAFFPSPIDPLAWEAPKAPAMTGVLEPNDTLMKAELLARGQVHGPEDTAVDAEGRVYAGLHDGRIVRVLKDDSVETFAETGGRPLGMDFDASGNLIVADAYKGLLSIDAQGKIKVLSTEADGLPFAFTDDLDIASDGTIYFSDASSRFEQPDYLLDLLEARPHGRLLAFDPATGKTRVLLKDLYFANGVALSANEDFVLVNETYRYRITRYWLKGDKAGQHDIFIDNLPGLPDNLQGDRKGTFWVALPTPRKADADFLHRHPWLKAQLAKMPRFMWPKATPYGFAIALDEQGNIVRSLHDTSGTHLRMVTSVKPVGDYLYFGSLDNDRIGRLELH; from the coding sequence ATGAAAAAACTGCTGCTCCTGCCGTTGGTCGCCGCCATCGGCTATATCGCCTTCTTCCCCAGCCCCATCGACCCGCTGGCCTGGGAAGCGCCCAAGGCGCCAGCCATGACCGGCGTACTGGAACCCAACGACACCCTGATGAAAGCCGAGCTGCTCGCGCGCGGCCAAGTGCATGGCCCGGAAGATACCGCCGTGGATGCCGAGGGTCGCGTCTATGCCGGCCTGCATGACGGGCGCATCGTTCGCGTGCTGAAGGACGACAGCGTGGAAACCTTCGCCGAGACCGGAGGCCGACCGCTGGGCATGGATTTCGACGCCAGCGGCAACCTGATCGTCGCCGATGCCTATAAGGGCCTGCTAAGCATCGATGCGCAGGGCAAGATCAAGGTGCTGAGCACCGAAGCCGACGGCCTGCCCTTCGCCTTCACCGACGACCTGGACATCGCCAGCGACGGCACCATCTACTTCAGCGATGCCTCCTCGCGCTTCGAACAACCCGACTACCTGCTCGACCTGCTCGAGGCTCGCCCGCACGGCCGCCTGCTGGCCTTTGATCCGGCGACCGGCAAGACCCGCGTACTGCTGAAGGATCTGTACTTCGCCAACGGCGTGGCACTGTCAGCCAACGAGGATTTCGTGCTGGTCAACGAAACCTATCGCTATCGCATCACCCGCTACTGGCTCAAGGGCGACAAAGCCGGCCAGCACGATATTTTCATCGACAACTTGCCCGGCCTGCCGGACAACCTTCAGGGTGATCGCAAAGGCACCTTCTGGGTCGCCCTGCCCACGCCGCGCAAGGCCGATGCCGACTTCCTCCACCGTCATCCCTGGCTCAAGGCACAGCTGGCCAAGATGCCGCGCTTCATGTGGCCGAAGGCGACGCCCTACGGTTTCGCCATCGCTCTCGACGAGCAGGGCAATATCGTGCGCAGCCTGCACGACACCAGCGGCACGCATCTGCGCATGGTCACCTCGGTGAAACCGGTGGGCGACTACCTGTACTTCGGCAGCCTGGACAACGACCGCATCGGCCGACTGGAACTGCACTGA
- the rnd gene encoding ribonuclease D, with the protein MANDIHWILDDASLAEHCAAWQTLPFVALDTEFMRVDTFYPIAGLLQVSGGEQAYLIDPLRISDWTPFSALLQAPGVVKVLHSCSEDLEVFLRLTGSLPTPLFDTQLAAGYLNLGFSMGYSRLVQALLDIELPKGETRSDWLQRPLSELQVRYAAEDVLHLVEVYRALMARLAPQKVEWILEDGAELVANLGREVAPEDAWRDAKLAWKLSRQQQAVLRALCAWREREARARNQPRNRILREHSLWPLARTQPDNLVALARIEDMHPKTVRQDGETLLQLIRDAAALPPEQWPQALPEPLPIEASALLKKLRAIGQQEGERLDIVPELMLRKKTLEALLKSGYPNGPYQLPDSLRGWRRELMGQALLDCLASEGESA; encoded by the coding sequence GTGGCTAACGACATTCACTGGATACTCGACGACGCCAGCCTGGCCGAACACTGCGCTGCCTGGCAGACGCTGCCCTTCGTCGCGCTCGATACCGAGTTCATGCGCGTCGACACCTTCTACCCCATCGCCGGGCTGCTGCAGGTCAGCGGTGGCGAACAGGCCTATCTGATCGATCCGCTGCGCATCAGTGACTGGACACCGTTCTCTGCATTGCTCCAGGCGCCGGGCGTGGTCAAGGTGCTGCATTCGTGCAGCGAGGATCTGGAAGTCTTCCTGCGCCTGACCGGCAGCCTGCCGACACCGCTGTTCGATACGCAACTGGCAGCCGGTTACCTCAATCTCGGTTTCTCCATGGGTTACTCGCGCCTGGTGCAGGCGCTGCTGGACATCGAACTGCCTAAGGGCGAGACCCGTTCCGACTGGCTGCAGCGGCCGTTGTCCGAACTGCAGGTGCGCTACGCTGCCGAGGACGTGCTGCACCTTGTCGAGGTGTACCGCGCGCTGATGGCCCGCCTGGCGCCGCAGAAGGTCGAATGGATTCTGGAGGATGGCGCCGAACTGGTCGCCAACCTCGGTCGTGAAGTCGCTCCCGAAGATGCCTGGCGGGATGCCAAGCTGGCCTGGAAACTGTCGCGTCAGCAGCAGGCTGTGCTGCGTGCGCTGTGCGCCTGGCGTGAGCGTGAGGCGCGTGCGCGCAATCAACCGCGCAACCGCATTCTGCGCGAGCATTCGCTGTGGCCGTTGGCGCGCACCCAGCCGGACAACCTGGTGGCGCTGGCGCGGATCGAGGACATGCATCCGAAAACCGTGCGTCAGGATGGCGAGACCCTGCTGCAGCTGATTCGCGATGCTGCTGCGCTGCCGCCGGAACAGTGGCCGCAAGCACTGCCCGAGCCGCTGCCGATCGAAGCCTCGGCCCTGCTGAAGAAACTGCGCGCCATTGGCCAGCAGGAGGGTGAGCGCCTGGACATCGTGCCCGAGCTGATGCTGCGCAAGAAAACCCTGGAGGCCCTGCTGAAAAGCGGTTACCCCAACGGCCCGTATCAATTGCCCGATTCCCTGCGCGGCTGGCGCCGGGAGTTGATGGGCCAGGCACTACTCGATTGTCTGGCCAGCGAAGGAGAATCCGCGTGA
- a CDS encoding YcgL domain-containing protein — protein sequence MKRICSIYKSTRKNEMYLYVLKADALSRVPEGLLSVFGAPAHAFDLVLSPERQLAREDITQVLDNLEKQGYHLQMPPPEEEYIEHLPDELLRRNDPV from the coding sequence GTGAAACGCATCTGTTCCATCTACAAGAGTACGCGCAAGAACGAGATGTACCTCTACGTGCTCAAGGCCGACGCCCTGAGCCGTGTTCCCGAAGGTCTGCTGAGCGTGTTTGGCGCCCCTGCGCATGCTTTCGACCTGGTGCTGAGCCCCGAGCGGCAACTGGCCCGCGAGGACATCACCCAGGTGTTGGATAACCTGGAGAAACAGGGCTACCACCTGCAGATGCCGCCGCCCGAGGAGGAGTACATCGAGCACCTTCCGGACGAGTTGCTGCGTCGCAACGATCCGGTCTGA
- a CDS encoding D-2-hydroxyacid dehydrogenase: protein MRLLIAEDDHALYAKRVNAVCPEVQLVTGGDVRALSSAAGNCDVWLGQPDLLVPLLRQGHRPQWLQSTWAGITPLLAADLPRDYRLSRAVGIFGQVMAEYVLGHVLAHERRLFARLAAQVEQRWDHALPRSLSGRRVLIVGCGDIGQRVAEFLAPFGIVLRGVASQPRQQAPFTEVLGVQDLPEQVGWADYVINLLPDTPATRDLYDAALLARFSPQALLINAGRGSAVVDADLVAALEQGQLAGAVIDVCREEPPAADHPFWTAPRLLLTGHSSAPTDPSLMADLFLDNLARWQAGESLRGEVDFSRGY from the coding sequence ATGCGCCTGCTGATTGCCGAGGATGACCACGCGCTCTACGCCAAGCGCGTCAACGCCGTTTGTCCCGAAGTGCAACTGGTGACTGGCGGTGATGTCCGGGCGCTGAGCTCGGCCGCAGGCAATTGCGACGTATGGCTGGGCCAGCCGGATCTGCTGGTGCCGCTGCTACGCCAGGGCCACCGCCCGCAGTGGTTGCAGTCCACCTGGGCGGGCATCACGCCGCTGCTGGCGGCTGATCTGCCGCGCGATTACCGCTTGAGCCGTGCCGTAGGGATTTTCGGTCAGGTGATGGCCGAGTATGTGCTCGGCCATGTGTTGGCGCATGAGCGGCGTCTGTTCGCCCGCCTGGCGGCCCAGGTGGAGCAGCGTTGGGATCATGCCCTGCCACGCAGTCTGAGTGGCCGCCGGGTATTGATCGTCGGTTGCGGCGATATCGGTCAGCGCGTCGCCGAGTTTCTCGCTCCGTTCGGCATCGTGCTGCGCGGCGTCGCCAGCCAGCCGCGTCAGCAGGCGCCGTTTACCGAAGTGCTGGGTGTGCAGGATTTACCGGAGCAGGTCGGCTGGGCTGATTACGTGATCAACCTGTTGCCGGACACCCCGGCCACACGCGATCTCTACGATGCCGCGCTGTTGGCGCGTTTCAGTCCGCAGGCGCTGTTGATCAACGCCGGACGCGGCAGTGCGGTGGTGGATGCCGATCTGGTCGCGGCGCTGGAGCAGGGGCAACTGGCGGGGGCGGTGATCGACGTCTGTCGTGAAGAGCCGCCAGCTGCGGATCATCCGTTCTGGACAGCGCCGCGTCTGCTGCTCACTGGCCACAGTTCGGCGCCTACCGATCCGTCCCTGATGGCCGATCTGTTTCTCGACAACCTGGCGCGCTGGCAGGCCGGTGAGAGCCTGCGCGGCGAAGTGGATTTTTCACGCGGTTATTGA
- the guaD gene encoding guanine deaminase, with amino-acid sequence MSNTRKAYRAAILHSLADPAVVGVEQSYQYFEDGILLIENGKVAQVGAAADLLPKLTGVDVQHYRDALITPGFIDTHIHYPQTGMIASYGEQLLDWLNTYTFPTEKQFEDKAHAAEVADIFLKELLRNGTTTALVFGSVHPQSVDAFFEAAQKLDLRMIAGKVMMDRNAPDYLTDTAESGYAESKALIERWHGKGRLHYAVTPRFAPTSTPQQLDLAGKLFGEYPDLYMHTHISENKAEVAWVKELFPARKGYLDVYDHHKLIGPRAVFAHGVHLCDEECARLAETGSAVAFCPTSNLFLGSGLFDLNKLEQHGVRVGLGTDVGAGTSFSQLQSLNEAYKVMQLQGKKLDPFKSLYLATLGGANALYLDDKLGNFLPGKDADFLVLDYNATPLMSYRMQQARSLDEKLFALTMLGDDRAVKETFAAGVSVHQREG; translated from the coding sequence ATGAGCAACACCCGCAAAGCCTACCGCGCCGCCATCCTGCACAGCCTCGCCGACCCGGCCGTCGTCGGCGTCGAGCAGTCCTACCAGTATTTCGAGGACGGCATCCTGCTGATCGAGAATGGCAAGGTCGCCCAGGTCGGCGCTGCTGCCGATTTGCTGCCGAAGTTGACCGGCGTCGACGTCCAGCACTACCGCGACGCGCTGATCACCCCCGGCTTCATCGACACCCATATCCACTACCCACAGACCGGCATGATCGCCTCCTACGGCGAGCAGTTACTGGACTGGCTCAATACCTACACCTTCCCCACCGAAAAACAGTTCGAAGACAAGGCGCACGCCGCCGAGGTCGCGGACATTTTCCTCAAGGAACTGCTGCGCAACGGCACCACGACTGCGCTGGTGTTCGGCAGCGTGCATCCGCAATCAGTGGACGCCTTCTTCGAAGCGGCGCAGAAGCTCGACCTGCGCATGATCGCCGGCAAGGTGATGATGGATCGCAACGCCCCAGACTATCTCACCGACACCGCCGAATCCGGCTATGCCGAGAGCAAGGCGCTGATCGAACGCTGGCATGGCAAAGGCCGCCTGCACTACGCCGTCACCCCGCGCTTCGCCCCTACCAGCACGCCACAGCAACTGGATCTGGCCGGCAAGCTGTTCGGCGAATATCCCGACCTGTACATGCACACCCATATCTCGGAGAACAAAGCCGAGGTGGCCTGGGTCAAGGAACTGTTCCCGGCGCGGAAGGGCTATCTGGACGTCTACGACCACCACAAGCTGATCGGCCCGCGCGCGGTGTTCGCTCACGGCGTGCACCTGTGCGACGAGGAATGCGCGCGACTGGCCGAAACCGGCTCGGCGGTGGCGTTCTGTCCCACCTCCAACCTGTTCCTCGGCAGCGGCCTGTTCGACCTGAACAAGCTGGAACAACACGGCGTGCGCGTCGGCCTGGGCACCGATGTCGGCGCCGGCACCAGCTTCAGCCAGCTGCAATCGCTGAACGAGGCGTACAAGGTGATGCAGTTGCAGGGCAAGAAGCTCGACCCGTTCAAGTCGCTGTACCTGGCCACCCTCGGCGGTGCCAACGCCCTGTATCTGGACGACAAGCTCGGCAACTTCCTGCCCGGCAAGGATGCCGACTTCCTGGTGCTCGATTACAACGCCACACCGCTGATGAGTTATCGCATGCAACAGGCGCGCAGCCTGGATGAAAAGCTGTTCGCCCTGACCATGCTCGGCGACGATCGCGCAGTGAAGGAAACCTTTGCCGCCGGGGTATCGGTGCACCAGCGCGAAGGCTGA
- the xdhC gene encoding xanthine dehydrogenase accessory protein XdhC, translating to MSWISALAELQDKGEACVLVTIIEERGSTPRNAGSKMVVTAERIFETIGGGHLEYKAMELAREMLASRSLDTRLERFSLGASLGQCCGGATVLLFEPMGQPQAQIAVFGAGHVGRALVPLLASLPCKVRWIDSRENEFPEQIPAGAEKIVNDEVVDEVDNMPPGSYYIVMTHNHQLDLELTAAILKRDDFAYYGLIGSKTKRVKFEHRLRERGFTEDVMARMRCPMGLPEVKGKLPVEIAVSIAGEVIATYNATFGQEVKKGESSVARLLPASRRS from the coding sequence ATGAGCTGGATCAGCGCTCTCGCCGAGCTGCAAGACAAAGGTGAAGCCTGCGTGCTGGTGACCATCATCGAGGAGCGTGGCTCGACGCCGCGCAACGCCGGCTCGAAGATGGTGGTCACCGCCGAGCGCATCTTCGAGACCATCGGCGGCGGCCATCTGGAATACAAGGCCATGGAGCTGGCCCGCGAAATGCTCGCCAGCCGCAGCCTGGACACTCGCCTGGAGCGCTTCTCCCTCGGCGCCAGCCTGGGCCAGTGTTGCGGCGGCGCCACCGTGCTGCTGTTCGAACCCATGGGCCAGCCGCAGGCGCAGATCGCCGTGTTCGGTGCCGGCCACGTCGGCCGCGCGCTGGTACCGCTGCTCGCCAGCCTGCCGTGCAAGGTGCGCTGGATCGACTCGCGGGAAAACGAATTCCCCGAGCAGATACCGGCCGGCGCGGAGAAGATCGTCAACGATGAAGTGGTCGATGAAGTGGATAACATGCCGCCCGGCAGCTACTACATCGTCATGACCCACAACCATCAGCTCGACCTTGAACTGACCGCAGCCATCCTCAAGCGTGATGACTTCGCTTACTACGGCCTGATCGGCTCGAAGACCAAGCGCGTCAAGTTCGAGCACCGCCTGCGCGAACGTGGTTTCACCGAGGATGTGATGGCGCGCATGCGTTGCCCGATGGGTCTGCCCGAGGTGAAGGGCAAGCTGCCGGTGGAAATCGCCGTGTCCATCGCCGGCGAAGTGATCGCCACCTACAACGCCACCTTTGGCCAAGAGGTGAAGAAAGGCGAGTCCAGCGTCGCGAGGTTATTGCCGGCCTCACGCCGTTCCTGA